Below is a window of Arabidopsis thaliana chromosome 2, partial sequence DNA.
TGTCTTAGGCGAGGCTCTTTTCTATGCTGTTCGTATACTCATCGCAAGGAGTGTGAGCCGTTTAGATTTTTCTCAAAGCTCAAACTGTGTCTTCATTCTTCTAGTTGATTCGCAGTATGGAGGTGTTGTAAAAGTTGAAGGGGACGTAAATAAATTGGATTTTGACTTGAACAATGTTTATGAGTGCGCAGCAGATTGGATAAAGAAGCATTCTAAGATAGCAGTGTCACCAGTTGACAGAATATGGAACAAGCTGGGAAATGCCAACTGGGGAGACATTGGTGCTTTGCAAGTGGTGTTTGCCACTTACCATAGTATAATGCAGTACTTTGGGGCACCCAGACATTCCATTGAAGACTTAGCTGCTGACCATAGTTCTCGCCTTCACTCAAGACGACAGGAGAGGCAGTTGGGAGATACTAGTCTCAGTGAAAATGGTATGTTTAGGTTCCAGCAGAGTACCATGTCTCCTGAAATTGTCGAAGTTCAAGAAGAATCAACCAAAATCGAGCCTGAACCTTCGATGAAACTGGAAGTTGGATCGGTTCTATGGTTGGAGGAGTCAAACTATCAAAAAGGTTATCAGATTAACGAAATATTGACTAATGGTACACTTCCTTATCATATTGCATCGCCAGTGGATGATGCAGGGAAGTCTGTGTTTCTGTATGTTGGTTCTCCTCCTTCACAGCTTGAGCCAGCTTGGGAAGACATGAACTTATGGTATCAGGTTCAGAGACAGACTAAGATATTAAGTATAATGAAACAGAGAGGACTCTCTAGCAAATACCTGCCGCAGCTCCATGGGTCTGGTCGGATCATTCATCCAGGCCAATGTCAAAAACCAAGTTCAGGTGGACGATGTGATCATCCTTGGTGTGGAACTCCCATTCTTGTGACTACTCCTGTTGGCGAGACAGTAGCTGATTTGGTGAACGAGGGTCGGTTTGGTCCAGAAGAAGCTATTCGATGTTGCCACGATTGCTTATCTGCActttcttcatcctcttcagCTGGAATTCGACACGGTGATATCCGCCCAGAAAATGTAGTTTATGTCACTTCTGGTGTAAGACATCCTTACTTTGTACTAATTGGTTGGGGTCACGCGGTGCTTGAGGATAGAGATCGACCCGCAATGAATCTTCACTTCTCCTCGACTTACGCACTCCAGGAAGGGAAACTCTGTGCTGCCTCAGATGCAGAGAGCTTGATATACATGCTTTATTTCTGTTCTGGAGACTTCCCTGAATTGGATTCAGTTGAAGGAGCTCTTCAATGGAGAGAGACCTCTTGGTCCAAAAGATTGATTCAGCAGAAGCTCGGCGATATCTCAACCGTTTTGAAAGCATTCTCTGACTATGTTGACAGTCTATGTGGGACACCTTATCCATTAGATTACGATATTTGGTTGAGAAGATTGAAGAGGAATCTTTCAGAAGACCATGGGAAAGAAATTGAATCTTCAGGCTAAGCTCTTATATAAACATCCGATTTCTTTTGAACATTCTTTCAGGTGCTCTCTGTCTGCTTAACCTGTCCGAGACTGGAAGCCTCACGATGAGATGTATCCTTCGGTTTTGCCAAGTCTGAAAAGTTTGGGACCTTGTTCTCTTCTTGTACAGGATCTTTGGAATGGATTAGATTCTGTGTTTTTCCCTTCGCTGTTAATGCTCTGgtcctttttcttcattattattgttatcttGAGAGTGAttctctattattttattgtaaaggTGAGAGCTTTTGTTCCCATTTTGACTTGTGTTAAACTTAACGagttttttagtttctgtGCTTTCTTAACCTAAATGTAACATTGATTTTGTCTCGGCTCCGTTATATTATTTCACGTACTCAGGAAACCAAAAATGGGTGAAGGACAATGAAGATACTGTTTTGAATAACCCTGTAACGCAAGAAACTCACGCCACAATGACTACACTTGATTCTTTCtgctatcttttttttgtctgagTCGAAAAAGTTTACTCGTTGAAGACAAAAAGTGAATCGCtttagaaacaaagagagtataGTTTACACAAGTCAGCAAGCATTGTTCACAGGCGCAAAGATTCTGTAACAGATCTATGTTCTTATCCAAGGGGTTTTTTGGTTGTCCTACCTCGATCTCACATCAATGCTCGAGTTTCTTGTTATATTCGCGGGTTCTTGAATCCCCGGGATGTAAAACGCGGCGGTTTCTTCGCTTACACCTTTCTTCTTGACAGTTTCTTcgctgctgttgttgttgtcataCTCCAGTGTATGGAGTTGTAAACCGACCTTACTGTTTTTGCAACCGCCAATTTCCATTTCCATATCATATTTATCTCCTCGGGGTCCAAAAGTTCGGTCTAGCTCAGATGCAATGGATCCAACCTCCTCGTCAGGTTCCTCTGGAGCCCAGTCTCTGAAGTTGATCATGGGAGGTGGAATTCTGGCAAAGAACAACTCATATAGGTTCTTGAAGAGACCCTTTCCATAAgggttttctttcttgtcaTACCGATACCGGAAATTCTCATAAGTTGTCTGcaaaatagtaacaaaagaGTCAAAAATTTGCAAAGTTATAGCACAAAACAGAGCAGCAATAGTCAAATAAAGGTTAAGGATCTTGCCTGATTGGTGCAGATGAGGTAGAGATGGAAAACAGTGAGCCCGCCGACAAACCAGACAACGACGAAGCAGTAGAGGATGAGAACAACAAATACTAAGTCGTTTGTGATGACCATTAACAACATCTTGCCGTGTACCTCAAGCATACTGACCCATGAGAAGACAAAGACGTACAAGCAGAGGAGTGTTGAAGTTGATATGAAACAGATGAAGTATGGATAGTTTCGCTGCAAAGAGCTATTATGTTAATCACAGTTTTTGTTGCATGAGATTCAAAAATAAACGTTTTGGAAGACTTACTAAGGCTATGCATTGGCCAACCCATGGACAATGATGATCAAACCTTTGAACACAGTTGTTACAGATTGAACAGTGAGAGGCGCGAGGAGGACGGTAAAGCAAACATGTATCACAAAATTTAACTTTGACAGTGTAGCCATTCACCAATATATCCTTCGTTCGAGGTATCTTTGTATTACCGAGTTTGTTGTTTACCCACTCTGAGGATTGAGTGATCATATCAAGCCCTTCTGCTTCAGgtgcttctttgtttctagGGATAATCCCGGGGTCTCTCGATGATGTTAAGAAGAGAAATGTAAAATCCTGTAAGGAAGAAGCATGAATATGATGCAGAAAGGGCAACGAAAtctcagaaagaaagaaacatgtttttagggttttaccaGGACAGTGAGCAAAAGTGCACCCAACAATATAAGAGAGTGGAACAAAGGATAGCGTTTTCCGATCAAAAAAACCATTCGTATGCAGAAAGTGAGAGCAGGACCTCCAATCATAGCTGTTGTCAGAAGGAGAGACGATGCATCTGGACCAAAGACTAGTCTCCCTCCACAATAAAATCTCTGAACGAACAAAACAAGTCAAGCTAGTTCAGACATTGCAGAACATAATCTCAGCTTTCAATTGTTCAAATCTAATTCAGGCCATGATGCGTGGTTTGCAAGGCAAGTTATTATGTCACGCATTACAAAAACGCTTTCTTTTTGTCtgtaaaattcaaaaacaagagaaaaacttGCATTGGCAAAAGAAAAGGCATACATTGTTGCCGGGCCAGAGTTGGTAGATTCTCTTGGGTTTATGATCTTGAGAAAACATTATATCGTCATCGGAAGGAGCATTATGGACATGACAGCTTTTCTTCCTCCCCATcaccaccttcttcttcctcaagcCTCAGACTCAACGACGAAACGCCCAAAGCGTAATCTCCATTGCCTGGTTTGTGTGTCGTCGTTGTCGCAGCCAGCGAACGAAACCGGAGATTTCAAATCGCTGCCGCCGGGCTTTTGGCTCGTTTCTTCCTCCTCGTCGCAAAATCTCTATCCTCTTTGGCTCCActcttccctctctctctctctctctctctctctctctctctctctctctctctctctctctctctctctctctctctctctctctctctctctctctctctctctctctctctctctctctgtcttgcTAATTAAGGTTTGTTTCAAAGAAtagtttctctttcttcccCTTAAAGCTTTTACCTCCGCCATTGGAAGTTCGTCAACACCAATATCCATTCTCTCTGGAACATCCTTAACATAGCAAATCTCACCATCACAGCAATTTTCTAACTTTTTCTCCTGATTTTTAGCAACTttccaaaaaccctaatttcattGCTTCTCCCGCACGCGCCATTTTCTGtttcaacaatcaacaacCGAAACCAAGGTTCAAAATGGTTTTGCACTTTGTAACGTTGCATTGACcatgagcttttttttttttcttttttttttttggtcaaacacaATATTTATGAGCTAAAACCATTAGAATTTGCATATTACATACATAACCAAGAATTAATAAGAATATACAGACCAGCTTATTAGTTCAAACGAAATTAGGTAAGAAATcgttatttgtttcttttttgtcaacttgtgtttttcttttgagtataAGTACACTGATATAGTcaaaagtaaactaaaaatatatatatatatataaatcatgaGTAAGAGCCCCattaaagaagataattaTAAATCGAGAAGCATTAGCAAAAGTAGCAAAAGATGACCAGTATAACATAAACTAAAAGTCTGATTTCTAAAAATCAcattaaaaaagtttaacaCACTCCGACACTcgtttcaaaacaaacataatttttaagttttaaacaaCATAACAGTTTTTGTGGAGTGAGTTTAGTATATTcgaaataaaaatctaactACATATGGGATATCACATATTTGactatactttttttttttttttccgacaAACGTTATTCATTACTTAAACAGAGTCATTACAAAGTTGTTACTCAAGTCAAAAAGGTAAAGTACCAGTATCAGAATAAAAGCATGTAGAAATACAACCAAACTTGGCCAAGTCATGTGCTAACTTATTTCCCCGTCTACGAACAAAGCTAAaatgaatatttgaaaattttgaagccCAAAAATGTATATCCTCTTAAAGGTTGGCAATAGAACTGTGAGATGTTGATCCGTTGGCTAGATTTATCAGTGTTTGACTATATATAATGGAATAATTAGGTGAAAATTTCGAAATGCATCTTAGCAGAGATGGTGATGACTTAATAAATtatatcttattaattttgggtaaaaaagaagaaaatatatatttgtggtCAACATCTGTTTGTATAGGAGAATTATGTTCTTTATTCTAACTTTGACCAGAAAATTTACCTTTTACAAGAAAGAACTTACCCCTTTATATTACAAGATCATGCCTACTTGATATGATCCTATTACAACATAATGAAGAATCATAGGGATTTGTCGTGATACACATATCCCAGTAGCCTTCACACTATATAATCAGTctaaacaaagaagaagaagaagaagaagaagaagaagaagaagaagaagaagaagaagaagaaatgaacaaaatctcaaatcattaattaatgaacaaaatctcaaatcaaacCGAAATTACTTTGATTAATGATTTTAGAAATGTTATTATGAATTGTTCAGATTTAGAGTTTGTATGTTTTAACTAATGTAATCCTCTAAAATCtcattaaatacaaaaaaaattattcgtAATTACTAATTCCTTATCCACAACAAATTCCTTGACAAATTAGAAGAGAGTCTAAAttgtaaaaaaacaatacaccCAGTTATCAAAACCAACGATAATTTGATCTCTCAATACCATACAAATTGTAttataagagaaaacaaatttagcaTTGGTTGATTTTACAATATAATCTAAACGGAAAGagttttttatacatataattgTAAGAAAGATTTTAACCgtataataaaatagtaaaaagaataattgaaaattaacTACAGCTTAACAGAGATATAAAAAACAGTACACATTGATTCAAGGGGCAATATACAACTCATTAAATCGTGAAAACTTGTTTAATGACATTGTTTATTagctatttattttaatataaaaaattggtCAACGTGTTGATATAGAAAAATGTATGgttttttctaactttgaccagaaaatttcacttttttacGGGAAATAACTTATACCCCTTTCCTTTTATATGACAAGATCATGTCTACTTTGCAAAACTAATTGATCCTATAGTAACTACAACATCATGATGACGATTTCCTAATCACCCCAATTAATCATAGGGATTTGTCGTGATACACATACTCCAATacacactatatatatatatataatcaatctacacaaagaagaaacaaaaaaaagaaagaagtaagaGATTATTATGAAAATGGCAATCACCATGAAAACTTTAATTGCATATGTTTTCACTGTCCTCCTCATCATCTCTTCTGTTCATTGTCGtatgacaacaacaactagTCCAGGTATTGGTTTATCCTTGTACCCACATTTTATAATTAtcgttttgttttaataatcatttttatcaataaataGGTTTTGGAATAAAGCAGCAGGATAGACAATGCTTCGAGCATGCACCATATTTATGTCGTGGCGGAGAAGGCGACTGCCGTATGTATTGTAGAgatcttgatttttcttttggcacATGTTTTTCTGGTGTATGCTGTTGTCAAATTTAAATACAAgtataagcaaaaaaataaaccaattTACTATTTGGTATCTGCTTGGAAATTAACGTATCAATATTTATCAAATGTTTTGATTGTCCTATACAtctgttattattatttttacgtCGAAATTGAGatatattgattaaaaatgattaaagtCATAGTACAATTGTTCAATTATCCCAGAGGATAGACACAATCAGAATTgatggaaagaaaaagacacaTACAGAGTTGAAATTACATTATAGACACCCAAATTTACGTTTTGCCCACCCAGATATGAATGTCTTGGCATAAGCTTGCTATAGACGTATCATAATTACCTTCATTGTCTGATACATAATACTTTGAAcgagataaataaatataatatcgAAATTACTTTgattaatataaacaatagcTTTTGCAATTCGAaagaaatctcaaatcaaGTCGACAAAcaatttaatgattttaaaatagttgATTGTAGAAAAATTGTTATGATTTGTTGTAAAGTCTCCCTAAACCAGTAAATCCTActtaataaaaccaaaagatttgtttttttcatctaaaatcttttaaaatcattaaagatttaatgcttaaaatttgaaatatttctaTCCAACAACAGTGTATTTTAAATCAGTTTTCCAAACAACTAGTTTCATAACATCGGATTTAGAAGATATTCTAAAATCCCTAGTTGAATGACATATGATTATGTTctttttcaagaatttgaatACACCTTCTAAGTACTGTATACGGGGAAAACAAATCACATATTTAACTACTATATCGCCAATGTTTATAATCAGGTACAAAATTCTTGAATACACCCTTCTAAATATATCaggaaaacaaatcatattcTACTATacataaaagaatatataccaTATTATTtgccagaaaaaaaaaccatatcaCCAATGTATACACGTAACTataggttaaaaaaaattaagcaaaTAGATACTCCCTCGATCTTCGTTGGTGTATACAGTATACATACCCCAATATAAATAGTTTGTGTCACACTATAAGTATGATCAGTctaaacaaagaagaaacatttaaaataaaaacaggtTAAGAGATTATCATAAAAAAGGGCAATCAACATGACAAGTTTAATTGCATTTCTTTTCACTGTCCTTGTCATCGTATCTTCTGTTCATTGTCGTATGACAACTGCTAGTACTCCAggtataaattgtttttttcttcttcttatatcCCCATTATGAacaaggttttgttttgtttttaattaatgtacaTACTACATtgtgttaataatttttatcaaCCACTAGGTTATGGGATAAAGCAGGAGGATCGTCTATGCATCCAAGGACAAGAAGGAACAAAGTTATGTAGTTCTGGAACAAGTCGCGACTGCCttaacttttgtttaattCGTGGTTATGCTGGTGGCTCGTGTTATGCTTATACTCTTGATCAATGTTGTTGTCGTATTCCTCctccaaaactaaaataatgtATTGGTTACATCATATCCAGAacgaaatatataaatcaatttgGGCAATAGTTTCTgaaaaatttgaacaaaatctaaaatcaaaTCGAAATACAACTTAAggaatgtaaaataaataggAAGTCAGTCCAATAACACAAATTATTATGTAACACATTATTGGGCCGCGGCCCAGCTCAATATCTACTTAACATTACTAAACAAGTAATTGTAATTGAGAGGTGTTTCGTCTTGGAGGAAGCGGCCATTGAAGCGCCACGAAGtctcattcttctttctccaataATAACAGAGAGCGATTCTTTTTACTATtccaatttcattttcaatgttACCAACACGAGCTCAGATTTTCATACACCAATTTTTCTATATGCATCGTTATACACAGAAGCAGTCGCGGATCTCAATTTCAGGTGTTTGCGATTCCGATTTAGGTTTGATCGGTTGAAATTTTTTCCGATGGTGGATCATTACCAAGTTCTAGGCGTTACGAGAAACGCGACGAAGAAGGAGGTTAAAGATGCGTTTAGGAGATTGGCGATTAAGTATCATCCGGATAAGCACGCTCAGTCTCCGGAGCATGTTCGTCATAACGCCACCGTGCGGTTTAAGCTTGTATCGGAGGCGTACGAAGTTTTGAATGATGATCTGAAACGCGCGTCTTATAACGCTGGTAGCGATTCTGATTGCTTTCGCCGTACGAGCGGTTCGTATAGTAATCCGTATGGAAATCGTGGTGGCAGAGCGCAAGGTTCTGGTTACGGTTATGGTTATGGTTACTCTACGAGGAATCGTCAGGCCTCTAGCTTCAGCAGCGGGTTTGATTCGACGTTTCGTTATTTGACTACGCGAGCGTTTCTATTGAATCTCGCATTAGCTGGGTATGTGACAACTTCTTGCTTAGCCTATTGTTAGATAATAGATTGGTATCTGAGTATTTTTGCTGTAATTGGTGAATTGGCTTACTGTTGATTGCGGATTCATATTTCACAGCGTTCGTGATTAGTTTTTTGGCTGCTTCTTAGTTATGGTCTTGTTTATGGGGCTTTTATCTGCTCAGTGTTGTATCCTTACTAAAGTGGTTCTCTTATCTTTGATATTCCAGTGGTCTGTACTTTGCGTTTACTGCGATTGATACAAGCGGAGAAACACTATGGAAAATGCGTAACTCAGGGGTGAGTATCATATTTTCCATCAATGATCGTGTTAAGCTATTGGCTGTGTTGATAATCTTGCATTCTTGCCTTTTTTTATCCTGTGATATACATACATTGGTGTTTTTAACTGGGGTTTTTTTCCTGTTGATGGATGCATTTTAGTGTATGAGTTctcaaatttatcaaattgaaCTTCTTGTGAACTAAATGCGCTTGATGATTATATCTCTGCACCTCTTATTCGTGTCGCCATAGGTGTAGCTAGAATGAATTCCAAAAATTGTAGCAGCTAATGGTGTCCACATATATGCACACTAGATAGCTTTAGAAGTGTGACAAAGGAGAATAtgttcaaacttcaaaacatTGACTAATGACTAGTGTATAAGATTGGTGTTGCAGGTCATTGACTACTGAGAATGATCAGTAACCTATATGCTCTTTGTAAAATATAGAACCGTCTATGAGAACATTTTTGACTCATGGTAGGGTTTGCAAGAAGTTATAGATGCAAAATGTGTATTTTGAAGCAATGATCTTTGTTTCCACATCAGTAGGATAGAGAAAAAGTATCTTGTTAGAAAACCTCACATGTGTAGGATTCTATAACCGTAGAGTAAAATGAGCATACTTATTGCTGAggatattaaattattaatggTTGGTTTCCAATTTCCGTTaataggaaaaacaaaagcatgtGCATCTCTGTTTGTTTACATGCTACATGGATATTCGCCTCTTCCTGATTGGGTTTCCTTCATCTGTATTTACACCACAGCTAATAACTGATACGACTTTTGCATATTATCAGAAATCATTCGAAGAAGCAATGGAATCAATCGAGAAATCAAAGTCACATAAAGATGAAGggtgaaagagaagaatcaaaggTACTTCTAAAGACTTTGACTTTTTAAGCTGCTTCTGTGGGCCTGGTGGGTTTGTGTGGGTCATTGCTAGGGACTTTTATAGATTTCACTCTCTTAGACAGGAGATGTGAAAATGTAagtaaatttatcaaaaatgaaCCATGAGAagttgaaaaccctaatttatcATGAAGTGTAATAGATAGGTTTTTATGTTCTTGTAACAAATATTCATCTCTCCAGATAATAATCGATTATGAGAGAAGTCCTAGTACACGCAATTGTATTTGAATGCATAATGGGCAAGCAGAGATGGGATGttgtaataaaacaaaaacttattttggctttgtatcaGTAATGGAGACATTATTGTATTAGTGGTCGTAACGTATTTGATTGTCTTAATAGAAAAGATGCTGACATGATATTTACCCTCCTCccttaaaaaatatattatgattattatatagttcttctctattttcaaCGGTGAGAAGACTCCAACGCTAATGCGCATTATCAACTTTAGCTTCAGTTTCCTTTACCAACTAACCCCAACTTAGAATTTTGTATTATCTCATTCGATTAGctgaatatttttaatagataGATTTGTGACTTATCCTCTAAATAGTTTTAAAGTCAAAAGAACTCAGATTTGATCCATTACATcgataaacaaaaactatgaACAAGATTATTCATGAAGGGatgcaaagaaaacaaacctaaaAAGTTAAAGATTACGTCTAAGACTGAAAGAAACAGATCACATAACCTTCCACGATTCAAGCGTTGGAAATGTTGGGTAATTATCAAACTCCACGGCAGAACCACCGGGGTCGGCCGTTGCACTTGGCTTCCCCGACGGTAATCCTACACTGCTGCTGTTACCGGAGAAAGCATTTCCCACTGCGAGATTCTCCTGGTGATGATTAGACAAAAATGCTGATGTGTCGAGCATTGGAACCGCCGTGGATCGATCCGAAGGACCACAAGGCAGTTTGTTAACGAACCTAAGCGGCTCCGGCTTGACAATCGGATCGAAAATACCAAAGGAAGAAGAGTCATCGATGTACTTGGCGCCAGTCACTTGCTGAACCATCTGACGAAAGTTGGACGGATCCGCCGTTATGAAAGTAGTCTGAGATTTCTTGGAAGCACGAGCGCGGCGCTTGGCGGCTTTACCGTCGGTAAGAAGGCAGTTACGTTTCCGTTTAGCTCCTCCGCCGATGATTTCTGGATCAGAAGCACCGGAGACGGTAGAGGAGAGTGTGTTAGTGGAAGAAGGGTGAGAAACAGCGGAGGAATCgaagaaagcagaggaagGAGTGAGAGTATGAGGGGCTGTGACGGTGGTATGGAGAGCTCTTGCGAGCAAATCGTTGTCGTGAGAGAAGGTATCAGAAAGCAACCATGAATCAACGTTGAAACCTTGGCGATATAACCAAGAATCAACGCTTGCTAATCCCTCCGAAGTCACCATAACCGGTGAAGAAGATGGTCGCTGGGTTTctgaaaggagaagaagaagaagttagagaaagaaagagagaggtgagaaatgaaaaatggGGCCGAGGAAGTTTATATAAGGACGGCGAGAAGCGATGGAAACCGCGTTGAGCGGAGATTGAAAGGGACACGTGTCACAGCTTACTCGTACGGAACTTTTATTCAGCTAACGAGTGAGAGATtatcataaaacaaattagattatTGAATTATGtcacagattttttttttttttgttaaagatgaATTATGTCAGACTTATACAAAATCGAATGGATAACATGTGGATAGTATGTATGTACTCTGTAACAAGcgaaagaaatttttttttattgcgtATATCCAATATTCAGACAATCTCCTTTGCAATATTGATTGATCCAATAAGAATATCTTCAACTTTTAGATACATCCTTTCTACGCGGTGAGACATGCAAATTAgccccaaaaagaaaaagaaaaatgaggaaGGTCAATATCCAACGGCTGATGTTTACTTACTTAAACGCTTGTTGCTCTCAGTGGGACCAAAAGAGTTAGAGAAATAGAATCGGTCGTTTTCAGCTTCGGTCTTTCTTTTGTACCCTCCTATATCTTTCTGTATATCATACTCATAGTGGctttaacaaatattttaaacaatatatgaAGGTGATTTGcgtattctattttttttttcatttagatAAGACGCTTACTCTAAGTTTTACATGGTGTTAAGTAAGTACAAGTTTGAGctataatttttaatacaaaccaaaattaataacTATGTTTAGGagttcaaaacttcaaattataTGCAATGAATTGGCTTATGTGAAGggtcaaacaaaacaaatgtcaaaattgattataactttattttaaagacaacaaaaatgcgtttatatgtatattttatcCTTTTATGACAATGATATTTTCATCCTTTTTATGgagaaaagtaaaagaaaattttgaatattgtttatttttgtttgcttgtttaAATAAcacgaatatatatatatatattcaaaattccAGGTAAGCCCAAAAGAACTAACTGTgttaaatgagtttttttcaaCGCGTTAATATGATTATACAGTTATAGAGTGAAGATGAACGCCATTCAAAGTAATCATAAAGACTGttgaaatagttttttttacaagttGTTTCACCACTCTCAACTGCatacaagaaaaatgttttcaataaaatGGATTTCTAGTTTAATCGACAAGTAAAACTAGATAAATGTAGTGCACACAAtagttttctatatattacaatgatttaattatttttcttatgaagaTGATATTTTAACAGTTTACGTCTTTATAATGCCACGATAATAGCAAAATAAGTCTGCTATGGTCGAACGACGCTTAAGTAGCACATCAAAAACATAGTTTTTACAAGCCCATATATACTTTCTTCAAGTTGCAAAACATCCAACTGAATAAATGTACCAgcataccaaaaaaatgattcttGAATTTCACCTGTcatataacattttaaaaagttcaCAACGCATACA
It encodes the following:
- a CDS encoding Chaperone DnaJ-domain superfamily protein (Chaperone DnaJ-domain superfamily protein; FUNCTIONS IN: heat shock protein binding; INVOLVED IN: protein folding; EXPRESSED IN: 15 plant structures; EXPRESSED DURING: 7 growth stages; CONTAINS InterPro DOMAIN/s: Molecular chaperone, heat shock protein, Hsp40, DnaJ (InterPro:IPR015609), Heat shock protein DnaJ, N-terminal (InterPro:IPR001623), Heat shock protein DnaJ, conserved site (InterPro:IPR018253); BEST Arabidopsis thaliana protein match is: DNAJ heat shock family protein (TAIR:AT3G08910.1); Has 30201 Blast hits to 17322 proteins in 780 species: Archae - 12; Bacteria - 1396; Metazoa - 17338; Fungi - 3422; Plants - 5037; Viruses - 0; Other Eukaryotes - 2996 (source: NCBI BLink).), with product MVDHYQVLGVTRNATKKEVKDAFRRLAIKYHPDKHAQSPEHVRHNATVRFKLVSEAYEVLNDDLKRASYNAGSDSDCFRRTSGSYSNPYGNRGGRAQGSGYGYGYGYSTRNRQASSFSSGFDSTFRYLTTRAFLLNLALAGGLYFAFTAIDTSGETLWKMRNSGVSIIFSINDRVKLLAVLIILHSCLFLSCDIHTLVFLTGVFFLLMDAF
- the CAMBP25 gene encoding calmodulin (CAM)-binding protein of 25 kDa (calmodulin (CAM)-binding protein of 25 kDa (CAMBP25); CONTAINS InterPro DOMAIN/s: VQ (InterPro:IPR008889); BEST Arabidopsis thaliana protein match is: VQ motif-containing protein (TAIR:AT3G56880.1); Has 142 Blast hits to 142 proteins in 12 species: Archae - 0; Bacteria - 0; Metazoa - 0; Fungi - 0; Plants - 142; Viruses - 0; Other Eukaryotes - 0 (source: NCBI BLink).); translated protein: MVTSEGLASVDSWLYRQGFNVDSWLLSDTFSHDNDLLARALHTTVTAPHTLTPSSAFFDSSAVSHPSSTNTLSSTVSGASDPEIIGGGAKRKRNCLLTDGKAAKRRARASKKSQTTFITADPSNFRQMVQQVTGAKYIDDSSSFGIFDPIVKPEPLRFVNKLPCGPSDRSTAVPMLDTSAFLSNHHQENLAVGNAFSGNSSSVGLPSGKPSATADPGGSAVEFDNYPTFPTLESWKVM